The DNA segment AGatgttatattttacttttgttactataatttttgttttccttgaGTTTTGTATGTTCAGTTATATAAGTGTCTGAAACTAAagcaaaaagcatttaattttgttgaaagtaatttgtttgtattCTTTTCAGGGGTAAAAAGTTTGCAAATAGTGATAAGCTCCCTTTCTTTGCTGCTGGAGTTAGCTCTGTTATACATCCAGtataaacaacttttattttttaaattttgaattttattttcttcaaaacaaattaatacagattttcttattcttttcagAGAAATCCAAATGTGCCAACCATACACTTTAATTATCGTTATTTTGAAGTGAGCAATGGAGATGGAACAACCACCTGGTGGTTTGGTGGGGGAACTGATATGACACCGTATATTTTGGATGAAGATGATTGTCGTCATTTCCATAAAACTTTGAAATCCTGCTGTGATAAACACGATAAGTCATATTATAGTCGCTTTAAAAAGTGGTGTGAtgaatactttttcattaagcATAGAGGTATGTGTGCTTGCAGTTGCAACTCcatggtttttattattattattcttgcatcgcttttgaaatttttttctttttcttatcctattaaaaaattaatattgttgacgtttaaaaatatcaattacatTTAGCTACATTATATTCCTACATTACATTATATTCCTACATTACATTATATAGCTACATTATTATATGttagttactaatttttatgggttgtttttatttacttttgatactccaagttattttttttcttatttttaaactaatatacattgattttataaagtttacatttaaatatttgtgaaatgtAATTGAGGAATAACTATGAGAAATCATTACCAATCATtaccatttaaataatttgaaattaataaaccaGAATctgttaatcaaatttaattatcttgtgGCATAGAATATGACAAAATGagtaacattatttaaaagcaataaaaagttaataaatgcaaataattatagatttaaggtaaatattaatttaaattgaacattataaaatgtttccttaaaatttatcataaaaatatcttatttatttaattctgcttAGCTGAATCATtctatttagattattttaattgaaatttcttcagactctttttttactatatttaataaaatttttttttataaattcgaaTATTTGTATCAATGATAAATCatcatatcttttattttattagtcatGGAGTTCCAAATGAGTATTTGAtgattagatatatttttaaaataaatattctggattttttttaagaaattatttttaaatttttatttccttttttaaaataatttaattattgatataattaattgatttgtttatttactgctgtaaaaatttgatataatgtttaaatgtttgaaaactaaatccgaacacttactttaaaaatatttatgttgttGCTTTCTTCCctctaaatcaaaatttctggataatttactaaaaaaaaaagaagaaatattaataaataaatgaataaaataaaataaaattaaagttaataaaattttcttgttttaccTCTCACtgaaatttaggaaaataactCTTCTGTGAATTCTGTTGATGAATTTACTTAACTTTCTTGTTTactaaagcaaataattataaaatatttgttatttaatgttttttaaaactgtaaaattaaagttcttatgtagtaattactttgtaaaatgttcataaaaattacttattaatgaCTGAAAGTTTTGTAGTTACTTTTCctgaatattttcta comes from the Parasteatoda tepidariorum isolate YZ-2023 unplaced genomic scaffold, CAS_Ptep_4.0 HiC_scaffold_5500, whole genome shotgun sequence genome and includes:
- the LOC122273562 gene encoding oxygen-dependent coproporphyrinogen-III oxidase-like yields the protein MRARGKKFANSDKLPFFAAGVSSVIHPRNPNVPTIHFNYRYFEVSNGDGTTTWWFGGGTDMTPYILDEDDCRHFHKTLKSCCDKHDKSYYSRFKKWCDEYFFIKHRGMCACSCNSMVFIIIILASLLKFFSFSYPIKKLILLTFKNINYI